The Deinococcota bacterium genome has a window encoding:
- the hemC gene encoding hydroxymethylbilane synthase yields MPRIVIGNRGSILALAQARSVLAELATEWPDVNIVMKTVQVRGPREASGGAGGELLEALQRGAVNIAVQGLEDLPAELPVGLTLAAVTRRLEPRCTLITKGGKRLQNLPQAARVGVRGARDRAFLLAHFKHFDICLLSGDMDNDLADLAAGEFDALILPAASLIQLERRHAMDVILEPEVFMPAAGQGSLGLVVRADDDLAGDLAYTLQHRPSFDRASAERSFVGALSDHGDKAAGALATVSSEGELSLFGALASLDGALVIQAEVSGDAAEAKDLGRELAQDVRDQLSA; encoded by the coding sequence ATGCCTAGAATCGTGATCGGAAATCGCGGCAGCATCTTGGCGCTGGCCCAGGCGCGCAGCGTTTTAGCGGAGTTGGCGACGGAGTGGCCGGACGTCAACATCGTCATGAAGACCGTGCAGGTGCGCGGGCCGCGTGAGGCTTCAGGGGGCGCCGGCGGCGAGCTTTTGGAGGCCCTGCAGCGGGGTGCGGTCAACATCGCCGTCCAGGGCCTCGAGGACCTGCCCGCCGAGCTGCCCGTGGGCCTCACGCTGGCCGCGGTGACGCGCCGCTTGGAGCCCCGTTGCACGCTCATTACCAAAGGCGGCAAGCGCTTGCAGAACTTGCCCCAGGCTGCCCGCGTCGGCGTCAGAGGCGCCCGCGACCGCGCCTTTCTGCTCGCCCACTTCAAGCACTTCGACATCTGTCTGCTCTCGGGCGACATGGACAACGACCTGGCCGACCTGGCCGCGGGCGAGTTCGACGCCCTCATCCTGCCGGCCGCGAGCCTCATCCAGCTCGAGCGCCGCCACGCCATGGACGTCATCTTGGAGCCCGAGGTGTTTATGCCGGCCGCGGGCCAGGGCTCGCTCGGGCTGGTGGTCCGCGCCGACGACGACCTCGCCGGCGACCTCGCCTACACCCTGCAGCACCGCCCCAGTTTCGACCGCGCCAGCGCCGAACGCTCCTTCGTGGGCGCCCTGTCCGACCACGGCGACAAGGCGGCCGGCGCCCTGGCCACGGTCTCGAGCGAGGGCGAGCTCAGCCTCTTCGGCGCGCTGGCGAGCCTGGACGGCGCCTTGGTCATCCAAGCGGAGGTCTCGGGCGACGCCGCCGAGGCCAAGGACTTGGGGCGCGAACTGGCGCAGGACGTGCGCGACCAGCTCAGCGCCTGA